The Terriglobales bacterium genome includes a region encoding these proteins:
- the ligD gene encoding non-homologous end-joining DNA ligase gives MAKRTAETVEIQGRELTLSNLDKVMYPETGFTKAQIIDYYVRIAPVLLPHLKGRPLTMKRYANGVQGEFFYEKNCPTHRPDWVQTTAVWSHGNNRWMDYCTIQDLPTLVWTANLASIELHTSLSLGKKIEQPTYIVFDLDPGPPADILKCCRVGLWVRDIFDKLGMKSFSKTSGSKGLQIYVPLNTAVTYDQTKPFAKTIARILETVHPDDVVSDMKKSLRVNKVLVDWSQNDQYKTTVNVYSMRAKDRPTVSTPIEWKEVELCLKKQDPELLVFETQDTLARVEKMGDIWEPLLKTKQKLPKLETLQELGGSLTGTTVQAAQTKSRRKKAA, from the coding sequence GATGTATCCGGAAACGGGCTTTACCAAGGCCCAGATCATCGACTATTACGTCCGCATCGCTCCAGTGTTATTGCCCCATCTGAAAGGCCGCCCCCTGACGATGAAACGTTATGCAAATGGCGTCCAAGGCGAGTTCTTCTATGAGAAGAACTGTCCCACTCATCGTCCGGATTGGGTGCAGACCACCGCAGTCTGGAGTCACGGAAACAATCGCTGGATGGACTATTGCACCATCCAGGACCTTCCCACCCTGGTCTGGACGGCGAACCTGGCTTCCATCGAATTACATACCTCGCTTTCGTTAGGGAAGAAGATCGAGCAGCCCACTTACATCGTGTTCGACCTGGATCCCGGGCCTCCGGCAGACATTCTGAAATGCTGTCGGGTGGGACTCTGGGTGAGGGACATCTTCGACAAACTCGGGATGAAGAGCTTCTCCAAAACCAGTGGTTCAAAAGGATTGCAAATTTACGTCCCACTGAACACCGCCGTCACGTACGACCAGACAAAGCCTTTCGCGAAAACCATCGCCCGCATACTCGAAACCGTCCACCCAGACGACGTCGTATCCGATATGAAGAAATCCCTCCGAGTAAATAAGGTCCTGGTCGACTGGAGCCAAAACGATCAGTACAAGACCACAGTCAATGTCTACTCGATGCGCGCCAAGGATCGGCCGACGGTTTCCACCCCTATCGAGTGGAAAGAGGTGGAACTCTGCCTCAAAAAGCAGGATCCCGAATTGCTGGTGTTTGAGACACAAGATACTCTGGCTCGGGTCGAGAAGATGGGGGACATTTGGGAACCTCTTCTGAAGACAAAGCAGAAGCTGCCGAAGCTTGAAACGCTGCAAGAACTAGGCGGCAGCCTGACGGGGACGACAGTACAGGCTGCGCAAACGAAATCGCGCAGAAAGAAAGCGGCTTAG
- a CDS encoding DUF72 domain-containing protein: protein MASSSQESASRAGLYVGTSGWAYASWKPDFFPPEVKQKDFLRYYATRLNTTEVNYTFRRMLAESTAEKWLAETPDNFKFIFKAHQAITHFKRLKDAQEPLERFVNSLNPIERAGRLGPALFQLPPNLKCDLPLLQQFLGSVPKRLRCAFEFRHQSWFADEVYRVLSEHNAALCVAENEDLVTPDVVTASFSYYRYRKPEYSSSDLHQIAGRLGSHAHTREVYVFFKHEDLPQGPVWASEVLKLAEENAR, encoded by the coding sequence ATGGCATCCAGCAGTCAGGAATCAGCCTCTCGCGCAGGATTGTACGTGGGGACTTCGGGGTGGGCGTACGCCAGTTGGAAACCAGACTTCTTCCCGCCTGAAGTGAAGCAAAAAGACTTCCTTCGTTATTACGCCACTCGGTTGAACACAACGGAAGTGAACTATACCTTCCGCCGGATGCTCGCCGAAAGCACAGCAGAAAAGTGGCTGGCTGAGACGCCCGACAATTTCAAGTTCATTTTCAAGGCGCACCAGGCGATTACGCACTTCAAGCGACTCAAGGACGCGCAGGAGCCGCTCGAGCGCTTTGTGAATTCGCTCAATCCAATCGAACGTGCTGGACGCCTCGGTCCAGCCCTGTTTCAACTTCCACCAAACCTGAAGTGCGACCTTCCATTGCTTCAGCAGTTCCTCGGCTCAGTTCCGAAACGACTGCGTTGCGCATTCGAGTTTCGGCATCAATCCTGGTTTGCGGACGAGGTGTATCGAGTTCTTTCCGAGCACAACGCCGCCCTTTGCGTCGCCGAGAACGAAGATCTGGTTACTCCCGACGTCGTCACCGCGAGCTTTTCCTATTACCGCTACCGCAAGCCTGAATACAGCAGTTCGGATCTGCACCAGATTGCAGGCCGATTGGGGTCGCACGCTCATACCCGCGAGGTCTATGTTTTCTTCAAGCACGAGGATTTGCCCCAGGGGCCGGTTTGGGCATCGGAAGTGCTGAAGCTCGCAGAGGAAAATGCCAGGTAG
- a CDS encoding site-specific tyrosine recombinase, whose protein sequence is MPSAATNERVLLAFCDYLKVEKGLARLSVTAYRRDLLQFAEHLEKQRRTLIKAKRADVREFLERLLTNEVDGRSVARKLSALRHFYKYLLLDRMIEEDPTLNIETPRQWKVLPKALSRTEAAQVMKAERQVADSKLANALWARDKAMMEMLYAGGLRVSELVNLKLEDVKLDLGYSLVRGKGDKDRIVPMGRLAADAVSEYLSQSRSVLAAGKHSPNVFIARGAKTLTRQRIWQLVQAAAKATGRPASPHMLRHSCATHMVEGGADLRTVQTILGHADISTTQVYTHLALDRLKAVHKLHPRSKLRTRVSEQQG, encoded by the coding sequence GTGCCATCGGCTGCTACCAATGAGCGAGTGCTGCTCGCATTCTGCGATTACCTCAAGGTCGAGAAAGGACTCGCTCGCCTGAGTGTGACCGCCTACCGGCGCGACCTGCTGCAATTCGCTGAACATCTTGAGAAGCAACGCCGCACTTTGATCAAGGCGAAACGCGCTGACGTCCGCGAGTTTCTGGAGCGCCTACTCACGAATGAAGTGGACGGGCGTTCCGTAGCGCGAAAGCTGTCGGCTTTACGCCACTTCTACAAGTACCTGCTGCTCGATCGCATGATTGAGGAAGATCCCACACTGAACATCGAGACGCCACGCCAGTGGAAAGTCCTGCCTAAAGCGCTTTCTCGCACGGAAGCTGCCCAAGTGATGAAAGCCGAGCGGCAGGTCGCTGATTCAAAACTCGCAAATGCGTTGTGGGCGCGGGACAAGGCAATGATGGAGATGCTCTACGCGGGCGGCCTTCGGGTTTCCGAACTTGTGAACCTGAAGCTCGAGGATGTGAAGCTCGATCTCGGCTACTCGCTCGTCCGGGGAAAGGGAGACAAAGACCGCATCGTGCCGATGGGACGTCTGGCGGCGGACGCTGTTTCAGAGTACCTCTCGCAGTCACGTTCCGTTCTTGCCGCGGGGAAACATTCGCCAAACGTCTTTATTGCCCGCGGAGCAAAAACTCTTACTCGTCAACGGATTTGGCAACTGGTCCAGGCGGCGGCGAAAGCCACGGGTCGTCCGGCAAGCCCACATATGCTACGGCACAGTTGCGCGACGCATATGGTGGAAGGCGGCGCCGATTTGAGAACTGTGCAGACGATTCTTGGCCACGCCGACATTTCGACTACCCAGGTTTATACGCACCTCGCGCTTGATCGCCTCAA